In Topomyia yanbarensis strain Yona2022 chromosome 2, ASM3024719v1, whole genome shotgun sequence, one DNA window encodes the following:
- the LOC131681075 gene encoding uncharacterized protein LOC131681075: MCVNSERLCQQLHLPRKVVNVPIAGVDGTVTNSKYQVRAEVRSRVSRFKEVLDFLVLRKVTSDTPPSSFVAPKWEIPENMQVADPEFNVSRKVDMIIGAGHFYTFLLEGRFRLANNTLLVDTVFGWLVTGQLVTNEENRQPPVACHVATITPVDELLERFWAIEEVSTSNYSITEQQCENLFSESASRDPEGRYIVHLPKEPNFQQLLGTSKMNVLLRFKWLEKRLEKDNDLKQQYHELMTEYIALGHMNAVPEDGLDGPDAYYLPHHPVVKTSSSTTKVRVVFDGSAKTSTGHSLNEALLVGPVVQDQLLSNILRFRKFPIALVADIEKMYRQVSMHPEDYNESSGDSTARNP; encoded by the coding sequence ATGTGCGTAAACAGTGAGCGCCTATGTCAGCAACTGCACCTTCCTCGAAAAGTAGTCAACGTTCCCATCGCAGGTGTAGATGGTACTGTTACCAATTCGAAGTATCAAGTCCGTGCTGAGGTCCGCTCCAGAGTATCCCGCTTTAAGGAAGTGCTAGATTTTCTTGTGTTGCGGAAGGTTACCAGTGATACACCACCATCTTCATTCGTCGCTCCTAAGTGGGAAATTCCCGAAAATATGCAGGTCGCTGATCCCGAGTTTAACGTGTCTCGAAAGGTAGATATGATCATCGGAGCAGGTCACTTCTACACGTTCCTGCTTGAAGGCCGATTCCGTTTAGCCAATAATACTCTGCTAGTCGATACTGTGTTCGGTTGGCTAGTCACCGGGCAATTAGTAACCAACGAAGAAAACCGTCAACCCCCTGTAGCTTGTCATGTGGCGACAATTACTCCTGTCGATGAGTTGCTAGAACGTTTTTGGGCCATAGAGGAAGTCAGCACGTCCAACTATTCTATCACAGAACAGCAGTGTGAGAACCTTTTCAGTGAAAGTGCTTCGCGTGATCCCGAAGGACGTTATATTGTGCACCTACCAAAGGAGCCTAATTTTCAGCAACTGCTTGGAACTTCGAAGATGAACGTTCTACTACGATTCAAGTGGTTGGAGAAAAGGCTGGAGAAAGACAACGACCTCAAGCAGCAATACCACGAGCTCATGACAGAGTATATTGCATTGGGCCATATGAATGCCGTCCCAGAAGATGGTCTGGATGGTCCGGACGCCTACTACCTTCCCCACCATCCCGTTGTAAAAACTTCAAGTTCAACCACAAAGGTGCGCGTCGTTTTCGATGGTTCGGCGAAAACAAGCACCGGACATTCGCTGAACGAAGCCTTATTAGTTGGACCCGTCGTGCAAGATCAGCTGCTCAGCAACATTCTGCGGTTCCGTAAATTTCCGATTGCCTTGGTGGCAGACATCGAAAAAATGTACCGCCAAGTTTCGATGCATCCCGAAGACTACAACGAATCTTCTGGAGATTCAACAGCACGCAACCCGTAA